From a region of the Mycobacterium intracellulare ATCC 13950 genome:
- a CDS encoding NUDIX domain-containing protein has protein sequence MAKLSAGVMLYRTCDGVVEVLLAHPGGPFWARKDDGAWSIPKGEYADGEDPWAAAQREFAEELGLPVPAGPRVDLGQLKQSGAKVVTAFAVHSDLDITDARSNTFELEWPKGSGTLREFPEVDRVGWFAVGAARTKLLKGQHGFLDRLMADPAVAGLSEGT, from the coding sequence ATGGCAAAGCTGAGCGCGGGTGTGATGTTGTACCGGACCTGCGACGGCGTCGTCGAGGTCTTGCTCGCGCACCCGGGTGGGCCGTTCTGGGCCCGCAAGGACGACGGCGCGTGGTCGATCCCGAAAGGCGAGTACGCCGACGGGGAGGATCCCTGGGCGGCCGCGCAGCGCGAGTTCGCCGAGGAGCTGGGGTTGCCGGTGCCGGCCGGGCCGCGTGTCGACCTCGGTCAGCTGAAACAATCCGGCGCCAAGGTGGTGACCGCCTTCGCCGTGCACAGCGACCTCGACATCACCGACGCGCGCAGCAACACGTTCGAACTGGAGTGGCCAAAGGGGTCGGGCACGCTGCGGGAGTTTCCCGAGGTCGATCGGGTGGGCTGGTTCGCGGTGGGGGCGGCGCGCACCAAGCTGCTGAAGGGCCAGCACGGTTTTCTCGACCGCTTGATGGCGGATCCTGCTGTGGCCGGACTATCCGAAGGGACCTGA